The Lycium ferocissimum isolate CSIRO_LF1 chromosome 8, AGI_CSIRO_Lferr_CH_V1, whole genome shotgun sequence DNA segment TAAGAacgtaaaaaaaaatctaaaaaaattatCGATTATTTCTTGCCATTAGTTTTACATGCCAAAAGGTTTGATTTTAGTATTAAGAGATCATGGTCACTAAAATTATATTCTATTCTAGTATTAATCAACATATGACGTATATATCTTGAATTCATATTAGATGGCTCATAAAGGATTAAACAAAATCAAACTGCCATTTAGATCTGCATTACCAAATTGTTATgttatcgtttttttttttttcctcacttcttcaccacctttatttttgtttctattCAAGTTAACATATAGAGATATTAGAGTAGTTTCATATTCAATCTTGATATCTCTAAAAAATAATACAATTGTGAAAAGACGTTTGTTAATAAATAGTAtttcttttgtaaaaattaTAACACTAAaatctatttattttatgaTCGCGCAAAGTGCGGACAAGTATACTAGTTAATATATAAGTACCAGCCAACCTACTAAAAGGTAAGAAGCAACTCAACTTTTTCTTATTCGTCcagtttaataaaaatattgacAAATTATAGCCAAGCGcacaaattcactttttttccttgTTATCCTCTGAATTCTTAACCATTTTTCACCCTACTCGCTTCCCTCATCGGTCATTTATCACAAATCAGTCCACACCagcaaaaataaaagatagaaCACCAGTTGGTAATATTATACTCACTTTTCCGAGTTCaaataaaatgattattttgctatcttttaagaatatttttttcattttcctgaTTGCAAGGACACTTTGATGTGTACCACTCCattttttattgtaattttcaaaattttaatttaataatcataatttgatgtAACTTCAAGAACTAATCaaatttacttaaaaaaaaaaaatttaaagtatcAAACAAATTAAGGAAGTAGTTTTTATGATAGCGGCTATTGAGAATTGTTAATAGTGTATATGGTGAGATGAtaatttgtttcttttattattttggcAAGATTGAGTTAGACCCAAAAtccatatttttttaataatatcaTAGTTAATTCATCCAATCCTTATTTTACGCAATATTGGGTCCTCATATTATTGTGTTCATGCTTCAATTGTCAGACCTAGGCGTGCTAAATGTTAGTAATCGCACGTTGAAGATGGGTGGACGAGAGTATAgttatattttattcattgcCCTTTTTTTCTTATCAAGAAACCTCTATATTTATctgaaaagaaacaagaaaagccatttacccaaaaaattactccatctgtttcaatttaggtggttttaattttttgtctGTCTAAAAAAAGTGtctatttctatatttaataattttttcaattctaACATTCTATATTgcaaatttaagaaaatttaaaagactATACACCTCATTAATTTAAAAccataaaattcaaaaacttcATCGTTGCTTAAATTCAGTGCAATAAACTAACACACTTGGGAGTCGTTTGGTTGGAGAGATGTGATGAGAAGAGATTATTAGTCCCATTAGATTGAAATTATGCCATATTTAGTTCGTGTGATAACTTCTTTGATATCTCATCCAAACAAAACGTGAGATCAGTTATCCCATATAAAAGACGGGATAAGTCTCATCCTATTCCACCCAATCCATCTATAGTCTATACCGATGAGCTTATTCCTCCtgccaaacgacccctaaattGGAACTGAATGTAGCAAATCTTTTACCACGGGTGAGGCACAACCAACGAAAGGTGTGTGAGGCTCACCCATGCAAGACAAGTGGCATTGTAGGTCCCTTTACTTTTCACACCtccttttttcctctttcatCATTTCTAGTTTATTACTATTACATTCCCATTCCACATTTCTctctttcataatttttttttttttttttttttttttaatgtaagtGTTGAGCTTCTCTCCCTTGGAAACGTACTACTGAGATCATTAAACATCACAAACGTTAAAATTGACCATTATTTTTTGTGATAATTGAAACATCACAAAACCTTATTGTCAGAATAGATGATAGAGCAGAATTTTTGTGAAATCAGTAAtcgatgtaaatattttatcttAATAGTTTGTATAAGAAGGAAATATCAATATAATGGAGCAATAAATTTTCTTTGAAACAGATTTTCTATATTACATTTTACCTCTCTAAAATTGTCTTTTACCTATAATAATATTCATCATTATAACAATACAATCATTAAATTACTTTCTCCATAACAATCTTAATTATTCAAATAtctatatactccctccgtcccaatttatgtgatataatttgattaGGCACGTagtttgaaaaagaaatgaagtcttttgaaacttgtggtttaaaaaaagtcatagatatttgtgtgactgtatATCATTTCAtgaagggtaaaaagagaaattttacgttaattatttctaaatataaaaacgTATCATTCTCTtggggacagactaaaaagtaaactgtatcacataaatttggaCAGAGGGAGTGtttattattaatttcttaataatcacaagaaaataGTCAAATGCCCTCTCAACGTTTGACCGGTTTAATTATATGGTAGCTAGCTTCCAACCTGCGGCGACATATTACCCCCGAGCATTTTAAAGTGGAATTTATAATCAAAAGTCAACCCGGATATGTGTTGGGTCGTGTAATGCACGCGCCTGACACGTgtacatttaaaaaaatcatttattttcttattcttttctttatttttctctttttctttttctctttcctctGTCTATGATTTGttatctattttttaattttttttctttttctttcctttatcttcCTCAATTAaaatccattttcttcctccattaacacacacattcaatttcatcatcaatcatacatatcttttcaagaaatcaatcaacccattttcttcctccattaacacacacattcaatttcatcatcaatcatacatatcttttcaagaaatcaatcaacccattttcttcctccattaacacacacacattcaatttcatcatcaatcatacatatcttttcaagaaatcaatcaacccattttcttcctccattaacacacacacattcaatttcatcatcaatcatacatattttttcaagaaatcaaccaactaatattcttcctccattaacacataCATTCAACCTATTTTTcttccattaacacacacacacacattcaatttcatcaatcatacatatattttcgAATCAACCAACCCTCTCttctccattaacacacacacattcaacccattttctttctccattaacacacacacattcaatttcatcatcgatcatatatatatttttcaagaaatcaacctaTTTGGGTTCAAGAATTTCTCTTCCATGGGTCGCTTCTTCTTTTCTAAAAACACCAACTTTCGGCGGCGGTGGTGGGGGCGTGTCGGCTCTTCATGTTGGTGGTGGCGTGGGAGGGAGAGAGAGACGAAGGAAGGGAGGGAGGGTCGGTCGTGGCGCGATGGTGCAAGCGTTGGAGAGAAGGAGATGAAGGAAGGGGGGTCGTTGGGGCAGTGGCAGCTCGTCGGCGATGAAGTCCGGCGGCGGTGGTGGCTCTTGATGAAAGAAGAGAGGGAGGgagtaaaagtaaaaaatgagatagaaaagaaaaaggaaaaattagttaaaaatacatatatttatgaaaagatatactaaaaataaaaatttatacttGTTTTTGGTGCTcactctcaaagagagtgaaacacgcTCACTTTGCCACGTAAGCATTTAGGGAGGTAAATATTCCACTTTAAAATGCTTAAGGGGTAATAGGATGCtcgcaaaggttgggtgcgtcataattaaatCGGGCAAACGTTGAGGGGGCATTTGACTATTTTCTCTAATAATCACATAGGAgtatattaattatattttattggagactttaatttaataaatttgtGAGTTTCAACTACGAATTTGGAACATAAAAAACTCTTGTTAATTTAGAATAGGAGAAATTAAAAGACAGAAGTTGGAAACGTTCTGTATTTCTAGGACTTTTTACACACTCAACCTCATTAATATTGTTTTAGCCTTtcaaaattctcaattaataaactatgaatattatttggggatttaaaattaaataattttattatcttGTATGactaatagaaaaaaaaaacacccttCTCTCATGTATTTTACTGTCTATAACAGTCAATTAAGATTCAGACgtcaaatattattataatatatataataacagctctctattatattttctatgTTATAGagagtaaaatataatatagaaAATCGATTTCAAAGAGAATTTATTACTCTGTTATTTTAATATTTCCTTCTTATACAAATTTTTAAGACAATATTTATATCGATTACTGATTTCACAATTTCTGCTTTATCGTCTATTCTGACATTAAAGGTTTTGTGATGTttaaattttcacaaaaaataatGGTCAATTTTATTGTTGTGGTGTTTAATTATCTCAACTAGTACGTTGATTCCAAGTGAGAGAAGCTTAGCACTTGTGTAAAAGAAATTATGAAAGAGAGAGATGTTGAAGAGGAATATACAATAAATTAgaaaggcttaatgcatatgcggctcTTTAAATTTGctcattttttccattttggtacctcaactaagtgttgttcctattgaatcCCTGAACTAGTCCTCAAGTATGtctgttgttcctattgaatccctgaactcgtcctcaagtaTGTCTATCAAACTCCATAAATCTAATTTTTATTAGAAGCTAGAAAATTAAATTGAGAGAATGAAggtggagtaatattttagacatgtggtgtgCTATTGTTTAGATCATAGATGTGTCGGTCATTAACAACTGGATTCGCTCTTCCCTTGTTAGCTTAATTAAAGGCTACCTTTTTTCTCCCTCTCAATTCTTTGCTAATCTTAGTTAAAAGATgatataattaaattagaatatatattagcatatTACAACATTGAAGATGGAATACTATGTAAGTAGCATTGTATTTGATAGATACACTTAAGAATGAGTTCAGGGGTTCAACAGGAACAACACTTAATTgaggtataaaaaaaaaaaaagacaaatttAGGAGAGGCCGTTACGTATGTATTAAGCCAGTTAGAAATGatgaaagaggaaaaagaagtgTGAAAAGTAAAAGTGGGACCCACAATGCCACTTGTCTAACATTGGGTGAGCCTCACACACCTTTTGTTGGTTGTGCCTCACCCATGGTAAAACTTTTTCCTGAATGTAGCATACTAAACATTGTAAAGAATATCTTGTGGGACACCATCACCCAGAGCTCGTTACAATTTTTACTTCTTCAGCCGCCATTTATTTGTGCTTTAAGGTTGAGCACAACTCAATATCGCTAATTTGTGTCAGCAATGGCATCTTCAGCTATCGCTTCAACTTCTACACCTTTCATCAATAAGGTTTGTTTCAAAATCaacattcttttttctttttgagtgaATTTACACTGACCCTTTTGCTGATATTTGTTTTATTTGGCTGTAGAAAGATGTTGGTCTATCTGCTTTCTGTTCACAACCTTCATTTTCCATTCAAACAAGTGGAAAAAGGGTTTCCAAGAAAATAGTTTCTGTGATGACACCACAACAGACTGAAAGAAAACCTGCCACCACTGGATCAGTTAGTTTGTATTTctctttgttttaatttttaaaaaagtttaagTTTTTATGTATTGGGGTTGTTGagtttgtatatgtatgtgtttttAGGTAAAGACTGGGATGACCATGACTGAGAAGATATTAGCTAAGGCTTCTGATAAGCCTGAAGTGAGCCCTGGTGACAATGTTTGGGTCAATGTTGATGTTTTGATGACACATGATGTTTGTGGTCCTGGCTCTATTGGAATTTTTAAGAAAGAGTTTGGTCAGAATGCTAAGGTATGTGCTGCTGCCAATAGAGTAACTTTTAGAgtaacactttgtttggatggttgttatgtgtcgtttcataatgtatagtattatattgtattgtattgtattgttttgatgaatgCAATGTTTGGATAGTTTGTATCTTTTCCCGTCGTTACATAATGACACACATGTCCATCCTGCTTTGATTACacttcttttgagccgagggtctattggaaacaacctctctaccccacaaaggcaGGGGTAAGGTTTGCATACATCCTACCCACCCCGACCCCGCGTTGTGGGTTTAaactgggtttgttgttgtacaTAATGACACACATGAACAATTTGATGGACAAACCTACAAGAAAAGCAGGGTACAGGGTAGCGCTATTATAAAAAGGTAGagtaaaggataaaataggatTATTAGATCATAAGCAAAgacaaaatgagaagaaaaaataaggTAATGACGCGATCACACCAAATTGGGCGTTATGCAGTAAAAgttaagtaacaatcaaaacaaacattgtatttaaactaaaaacacaatacaatacgataggtaacaaccatccaaacaagctgtaaCAACCAACCGAACAAGTCGTGCAAATTGGCTGTGTTGCAATTTTGGTAGAGTAATTTGATTTTGGTTCGAGTACTTGGAAACTGATTCTTGATTTGCTACTTTTCTTCGGTACCTAGTTATGTAGCTCTATGCACACActaaaattcctttttttctttgatttggttGTCCGGTAATGGTGTTATGAAAAGTGGAAATATGTGAATCAGCAAGTGCAATCATGTAAACCATGTCATTGTGATCTTTGTAGTTAGTTTTATTTAGGTTCATTTGGTTTCCGGTGTAAGGGAAAATAATCCTAAGGATAAAATTCTGCATAGCTTTTTGTTTGCGGGCATAAAATCTGCATTACTACTCTGATCTCTGCGTGTGACTGATACAATGTGTAAAACCTTGCATAATAATGCCAAATTTGGTTTTTGGTTCTCAAACAATTGTATTAGAAATATTTTAGTAGCGGCATAACTAATCATGTATTTATAAGAATAAATGTGTAAGCAATACCTAGAGATTAGAGTATCTAGTAACAACGATGTTCTTAAACTAGGCAATACCTACATGATAACATCtgtattattattctttttgataAAGTTCTCTGTATTATTATTCACTGAGTAACTATCTCTGTATTATTATCGACTGCAACAATCCCTACGTTATTATTCACTTTGTAGCATTTCCTGTATTATAATCATTGCATCTAACTTTGGATTTATTTGAATTCGAGTTACTCTTTTGTTTACCTTGAGGAGTTTGAAGTCTAATCTACTAATAAAAGATGTTTCAAGTCTAACCTATTCCGGAGATGTACTACTTTTTTAAGAGTGCCACGCTCTCTAATCATGTCATGGTCAATTAGTATAAATGGCTTTAGTGATAgcttatttcctttcttttcatgttgtgCACCTATACTAATTTCCTGTTATGAGTAAACATCTCACTTTTATGAATTGGCATTGATTAGCTTACTTGATGTTTATTACTACTTATTATCAAAGCAGGTCCTTACAAAAAAGTTAAGTATTACTAAACAGGTTAATCCCTTCTTGCTTTTAGCAAATGTATTGTAATTAATCCTGTATTTGCTTTCATTGTGTCATTGCTTTCAGCCATCTAGGCAGTTGGAGTAGAAAACttcttctccctttttctcttcGATAAGGGAGTACAATATGTCCATTGATTATGCTGAATAGACTTCATGAATGTCTTCTGTGTGATAAAATTAAAGCCATGGGTAGTAATTGGTACTCGATGTCATTTGGTAAAAAATGTACTTAATGCGAGGCTTTTTGAAGTCTTTATGAAGTAAAAACTATGTTTCTAATTTTATGAACTATAAACTATGTTTCTCAGGCTAGAGATTATTTTGTTGATTAGACACATTTATTTGAAGTATATATCTAATGGATGTTTCCTTATTTCAATATCATAGGTCTGGGATCGTGAAAAGCTTGTCATTATACCTGACCATTATATATTCACAACTGATGAACGAGCAAACCGTAACGTGGATATCTTGAGGGATTTCTGCACTGAACAAAATATTAAGTACTTCTATGACATTAAAGATCTGGGGAACTTCCGTGTATGGCTATTTCCTATATGAATAACTTATTATGATTTCCTATATGAATAACTTATTATGTGCTCCGCTGAAGCTTTTACTTTGTATGTCTGCTCTTAACAAATGAAAAACTAAATGTGTGATAGCTATGCAGGCTAATCCTGATTACAAGGGTGTTTGCCACATTGCTCTTGCACAAGAAGGTCACTGCAGACCCGGAGAGGTGAATAATTTTTGCCAATATCCACTCTGTCGAGGTGTTTTAATATGTATTGTGTCATATGCTTAACTTTATGAAATCCTTATGTTTGTTCCCAGGTTTTGCTGGGTACAGACTCCCACACATGTACTGCTGGAGCTTTCGGGCAATTCGCCACTGGAATTGGAAATACTGATGCAGGTTTTGTGTTGGGTACTGGCAAGATTCTGCTCAAGGTATGTGATTCTTGCCTTTACGGGATGCAGTTCTGGCTTCAGATTTGTGTTGTTTGATTTTATTGCCTATGTGAAATAACTAACGCAGTCCGATGCAtgtaaaagaaggaaaaatgataTGCAGCAAAAATGTATTAAAGAAACATGGTGTACACTTTTATCATTTTCTATTTGAAGTTTGAAGGATGAACAAGACTGACAGGCCAAGACTGACAGGCACATTTGTCTCTTCTAGATTTACAACTTTTCATAGTTCAATAACTTCTCTTTCCACTAATGTGCATCATCTATGAAATTTAACATCTGTGTGATGCAGGTACCTCCAACTCTGAGATTTGTAATGGATGGTGAAATACCAGATTACTTGCTTGCTAAGGACTTGATTTTGCAAGTAAGTTTTGTTAGACGCCCTATACTTCATTTTGTGTGCTGTTTTATGTGAATAAAACTAGGAGTAAGTGATTTGTTATGTCTGTTGTTCTGTTTCTCTACAACGTTGCTGGATTGAGAAGAATTCAAAGTTCAAATTCTTGTCCTTTGCTTAAAAAATTGCAGATTATTGGTGAAATTTCTGTGGCTGGTGCTACTTATAAAGCAATGGAGTTTGTTGGCTCGACAGTTGAAAGCTTGACCGTAAGTgttttttatattgttgatgGGATTAACCAGGTGAGATCTGTAAGTAATTATgggtcttattttttttaatagatgGAAGAAAGAATGACATTATGCAACATGGTTGTTGAAGCTGGTGGAAAGAATGGTATCATCCCAGCTGATAAAACGACATATGACTATCTTGAGGTAAGTGGGGAAGCTGGGGACTCAACTTCACCTCTTTTAAGTTTTTCAACCTCCCTTGTGAGCTTAATTTCATCTGTGAGACATGCTGCCAAAAAGATCTCATAACTTTACATTCATGTGTGACTGAATTAAAGACCCGCTATTCAGCTAATGCATTTTTTTTCCTGCTGTCACAGGGCAGGACTTCTGTGCCCTATGAACCTGTTTACAGTGATGAAGGAGCCAGGTATTTAACACCATAGAACATTGTAGCGACATCACATTGATTCCATATTATTCTGGTGTGCACTTGTCTCATTTCAAATTGAATTTGCTACTTCCTGTGTTGGTACATATTGTCTTTATTGTTACTTTGAGCACTTCATACTATGTGGCCaaaactaggtgataattactgAATATTCGTGAATGTATCAAATGAACTAATTTTCCGGAAGTATTTAAGTTTTAGAAGGTATATGAGATCAAATGGAAAAGAGGAAAGTTTTTTATTAGTGAAAGAACATTGTTGCAATTAGAAGATTTCAGTGTATGTTCAAGTCCATGAACAAGGttgaaataattaaaatgaaagtGGGTAATTAGTTGATGAGACAAATTTTTTCTGCAGTAAACTTTGTAGGAATAATTTCCATATATCCTGGAGAATGCAGTGACACGCTTTGCTGGAAAAAGAAAGGCTTTCTTGCCAGCAGTTTCTTGTAATTGAAGTTAGTAATATCAAAAGTAAATAAAGAATATGAAGGAGGACTAGGTGTCCTGAAAATTGacaaaattagaaaatattattagagTGCAGTCATTAGCTATAGATTTTTGTTCTAAGGCTCATTATGTGACTCAATAATGGAAATCTGGCCCATGATGAATGTCTGGGATATTCTGTTTATTAGATGAAATTTTGGGCTTCCAGCATGTAGTGAATTTTTAACTGATAAACATTGGGAGATCGGTCACCTAAAAAGAATGAAGACTGAGCAAAAGTTGTCCTAATGATATGGCTGATATAATTGACTGCCATTGCCTTCTTAAGACTAAATGCTAGTAGTGAGACTCCttatcccaaaaaaataaaaaaataaaaaaataaataaataaaggaagaagCTAGTAGTGAGAATTCTATTCGTCCGCCTTCTAGTTTTCTGTGGCAAAATGTTTTAATGGCCATGGAATGTTTGATTTAGATAGAGCTAACACCAGAAGGATCCGAGATtggtttattttcaaaaaatctttGGGATATAGATGTCTTTTAGTAAAGCAGTAGCCCTCTTTCATGAAATCAACTTATTCTATTCCAACAACATTGTAGGATTTTGTTTATTTGATGCAACTCTTTCATAAATTTGTAGACTTGTAGTCATCTTCCATATAACCTTCTTCTGTTCTCTTGTCTCACCAAAAGAGTATTAGGGTATCATTTGTAGTTCAAATTGCCATGACTTTAGCATTTACACGTTGTTTTCTGTATATCCAGATATCTTAAGGAGTACAGATTCGATGTTTCCAAGTTGGAGCCCTTAGTGGCTAAGGTTGGTTATGTTCTAGCCTTCTCTCTTTGGGATATTCATCAATCTTATTAACACTGTTCGGTTGTGTGGATATAATTTATAAGGTTGGCAAAATTCTATGTTGCCCGGACTCTCTAAAAATGCAGGGTGCGTGTGTGAATAGTTCAagagtagtgcatttttggaggatttgaCACGGGTGCGGCAGTATTTGTGGAGAGTCGAAGCAATATAGGAAAAAATTGCACTTAAATTTTATGTTATCAAAAGATCAAGAACACTAGTACAGCG contains these protein-coding regions:
- the LOC132067679 gene encoding 3-isopropylmalate dehydratase large subunit, chloroplastic-like isoform X2, coding for MASSAIASTSTPFINKKDVGLSAFCSQPSFSIQTSGKRVSKKIVSVMTPQQTERKPATTGSVKTGMTMTEKILAKASDKPEVSPGDNVWVNVDVLMTHDVCGPGSIGIFKKEFGQNAKVWDREKLVIIPDHYIFTTDERANRNVDILRDFCTEQNIKYFYDIKDLGNFRANPDYKGVCHIALAQEGHCRPGEVLLGTDSHTCTAGAFGQFATGIGNTDAGFVLGTGKILLKVPPTLRFVMDGEIPDYLLAKDLILQIIGEISVAGATYKAMEFVGSTVESLTMEERMTLCNMVVEAGGKNGIIPADKTTYDYLEGRTSVPYEPVYSDEGARYLKEYRFDVSKLEPLVAKPHSPDNRALARECKDVKIDRVYIGSCTGGKTEDFMAAAKVFLATGKKVKVPTFLVPATQKVWMDVYSLPVPGSGGKTCSQIFEEAGCDTPASPSCGACLGGPKDTYARMNDAQVCVSTTNRNFPGRMGHKEGQIYLASPYTAAASALTGYVTDPREFLQ
- the LOC132067679 gene encoding 3-isopropylmalate dehydratase large subunit, chloroplastic-like isoform X1; amino-acid sequence: MASSAIASTSTPFINKKDVGLSAFCSQPSFSIQTSGKRVSKKIVSVMTPQQTERKPATTGSVKTGMTMTEKILAKASDKPEVSPGDNVWVNVDVLMTHDVCGPGSIGIFKKEFGQNAKVWDREKLVIIPDHYIFTTDERANRNVDILRDFCTEQNIKYFYDIKDLGNFRANPDYKGVCHIALAQEGHCRPGEVLLGTDSHTCTAGAFGQFATGIGNTDAGFVLGTGKILLKVPPTLRFVMDGEIPDYLLAKDLILQIIGEISVAGATYKAMEFVGSTVESLTMEERMTLCNMVVEAGGKNGIIPADKTTYDYLEGRTSVPYEPVYSDEGARYLKEYRFDVSKLEPLVAKPHSPDNRALARECKDVKIDRVYIGSCTGGKTEDFMAAAKVFLATGKKVKVPTFLVPATQKVWMDVYSLPVPGSGGKTCSQIFEEAGCDTPASPSCGACLGGPKDTYARMNDAQASDYFFV